A single window of Cydia fagiglandana chromosome 25, ilCydFagi1.1, whole genome shotgun sequence DNA harbors:
- the LOC134676837 gene encoding proteoglycan 4-like, translating to MNLCHSSQPQQQVMLCPVRLIYETQILVQPGEQIQPNQTLFINPQNPPPWIQNQVRPQNQVIYMQQMPSNMMPSVPQHMDQNQMYLQNLQGYYPQQMIQMDPRQMSNVVQMMPNIGQNVNIGQNVINVGQNVSNIAPNVINTGQNVMPISNVVQNVQKPSNVGVNIAQNQNMASIVSNDRVYNSNMPNTIPMANQNTMTNVTQTQDRTGNMNQNLVNMQKVAEMQGMRQQNVRQPQVTVSPMQNVKYAPNTVDIRQITPQNVGDIRAVNSPRPITSNIPNNVMQANALNKKVAIPSNPIPILPPIPPPIPMRHYNQSPYRHIQPKPRSVTPIQNQYMPGGSQTITGPRPNQSLNEVNRKRKSESPDETKRKIPNNQTVTVMETANGRTISYIPTPVRDFKLVSRNVETASTGTQANIAKEKPQVVDMKVIPPTKDNAQIESDKLVRNTVFTQAAQALNRPLIRTEPQPVQPDVVIRIEKLHSPTKITPTEPMKFVTSEGNTEPLKPETSKPNTEIVRIETAKSIAELPKMETSRPNIELLKIGPTTSVKEPLVIDTPAPNSLPFVLSASINEQKPNTNKTPQPSKPEIQSKIETKARAESLEMTSRTPEPKTPKRNTETPKIETITKPEQRTEIPNIETVIKPKEVIKAKLKKEETPKSKTNIKDDKTVDKKSVVDTKPAKIEAKEVKEVNRKFTVTSINDFKGSELQIANGSVRKEDTDHYILTHVLDGYVIQESNTAFPIRKPLKEKIIYQNADLSIEPKREETYKHRTEDGKLIKDNSKILSISDLNLNEDDAIESEAETVKSNEEAEMSEDTKIISEEKCEQDSDQPFANVTPSAIKSWTVDQLASHLSKFNWAETISVLSEHEIDGESLFLVNKQQLVQIGVSETHADVICEYIKNS from the exons ATGAACTTATGTCATTCCAGCCAGCCACAGCAGCAGGTGATGCTGTGCCCCGTCCGGCTGATCTACGAGACGCAGATCCTAGTCCAGCCAG GCGAACAGATCCAACCGAATCAAACGCTCTTCATAAATCCACAAAACCCACCGCCATGGATACAGAACCAGGTCCGGCCTCAAAACCAGGTCATATACATGCAGCAGATGCCAAGCAACATGATGCCTTCCGTCCCTCAGCACATGGACCAAAATCAGATGTACCTACAGAACCTGCAGGGCTACTACCCACAGCAAATGATACAGATGGATCCCAGGCAAATGTCTAATGTAGTCCAAATGATGCCAAATATCGGTCAAAACGTTAATATAGGtcaaaatgtaataaatgtaGGCCAAAACGTTAGTAATATTGCTCCAAATGTAATAAATACAGGGCAGAATGTAATGCCAATAAGTAATGTTGTGCAAAACGTACAGAAACCTAGTAATGTCGGTGTTAATATTGCTCAAAACCAAAATATGGCCAGTATAGTTAGCAATGATAGGGTTTACAATAGTAACATGCCGAATACAATACCAATGGCAAACCAAAATACAATGACGAATGTTACCCAAACACAAGATCGGACAGGTAATATGAATCAGAATTTGGTAAATATGCAGAAAGTCGCAGAAATGCAAGGGATGAGACAACAGAATGTGAGACAACCACAAGTCACAGTGTCTCCGATGCAAAATGTAAAATATGCTCCAAACACTGTTGATATTAGACAAATTACTCCACAAAATGTTGGTGATATCAGAGCAGTAAACAGTCCAAGACCAATTACTAGCAACATACCAAATAATGTTATGCAAGCAAatgcattaaataaaaaagtcgcTATACCAAGCAACCCAATCCCAATTCTTCCTCCAATACCTCCTCCAATTCCAATGAGGCATTACAATCAGAGTCCCTACAGACACATACAACCTAAACCAAGGAGTGTAACGCCAATCCAAAATCAGTACATGCCGGGCGGTTCCCAGACTATAACTGGACCTAGACCAAATCAAAGTCTTAACGAAGTAAATAGGAAAAGAAAGAGCGAATCACCCGATGAGACTAAAAGGAAAATACCTAATAATCAGACCGTAACCGTGATGGAAACCGCGAACGGTAGGACTATTAGTTATATACCCACCCCAGTTAGAGACTTTAAGCTAGTATCAAGGAATGTCGAGACTGCATCTACCGGAACACAAGCCAACATCGCTAAGGAAAAGCCTCAAGTTGTTGACATGAAAGTTATACCACCGACTAAAGATAATGCTCAAATCGAAAGCGATAAGTTAGTTAGAAACACAGTTTTTACTCAAGCAGCTCAAGCTCTTAATAGACCCCTTATAAGAACTGAACCACAACCGGTGCAACCGGACGTCGTGATACGTATAGAAAAATTGCATTCTCCAACAAAAATTACACCTACGGAACCCATGAAATTTGTAACATCAGAGGGAAATACGGAACCATTAAAACCAGAAACATCAAAACCGAATACAGAAATAGTGAGAATAGAAACAGCGAAATCAATTGCAGAATTACCGAAAATGGAAACATCGAGACCTAATATAGAATTATTAAAAATAGGACCAACGACAtcagttaaagaaccattagtAATAGATACACCAGCACCAAATTCCCTACCTTTTGTATTAAGTGCATcaataaatgaacaaaaacCGAATACAAACAAGACACCTCAGCCTAGTAAACCAGAAATTCAATCAAAAATAGAAACAAAAGCAAGGGCAGAATCATTAGAAATGACAAGTAGAACGCCGGAACCTAAAACGCCAAAACGAAATACAGAAACACCGAAAATAGAAACAATCACAAAACCAGAACAACGTACAGAAATACCTAATATAGAAACAGTTATAAAGCCGAAAGAAGTTATAAAAGCAAAACTTAAAAAAGAAGAAACTCCCAAATcaaaaactaatattaaagATGATAAAACTGTAGATAAAAAATCAGTAGTAGATACAAAACCTGCTAAAATAGAAGCTAAAGAAGTTAAAGAAGTAAATAGAAAATTCACAGTTACTtctataaatgattttaaaggAAGCGAGCTGCAGATAGCGAATGGTAGTGTGAGGAAAGAGGacactgatcattacatattaACGCATGTTTTGGATGGATACGTCATACAAGAGTCTAATACAGCTTTCCCT ATCCGGAAACCGCTAAAAGAGAAAATAATTTACCAAAACGCAGATCTATCGATAGAACCAAAGAGAGAAGAAACGTATAAGCACAGAACAGAAGATGGGAAGCTTATAAAAGATAATAGTAAAATACTGAGTATCTCCGATTTGAATCTGAATGAAGACGATGCGATAGAGAGTGAGGCTGAAACTGTGAAAAGTAATGAGGAAGCGGAAATGAGTGAAGATACTAAAATTATAAGTGAAGAAAAATGCGAACAAG ATTCGGACCAGCCTTTCGCGAATGTAACGCCATCTGCAATCAAGTCTTGGACG GTCGACCAGCTGGCGTCCCACCTGTCAAAATTCAACTGGGCAGAGACAATCTCAGTGTTGTCAGAGCACGAAATCGACGGGGAATCCTTGTTTTTAGTCAACAAGCAACAGCTTGTGCAGATCGGAGTCAGCGAAACGCACGCCGACGTTATATGCGAGTATATAAAGAACAGTTAA
- the LOC134676838 gene encoding uncharacterized protein LOC134676838 — MPVFTANIPADLKIGDRIEIGGKIKKNARKMSVNLCAQEGEEPRDVVLHFDVRFHRDNIISLSRKNGLWIGSGNYDTNYNMFVPGTMFRIIFEIKDTDVITIYCQGKFHSNFLPKIPLSMAKYIVAWADIQRITHCFFHTGAKAPGGDQPPVAPVIPRAPVAPAIGLETKRSTRVKKHPVQDCPQLRSSESSDDEPSVKVRPKGEGRADKFFFETLMCQQSRETTKFGGAAADPRYRTTSRDRVRPECARNFEQAHDSDYSEDITSKNDYSAADDIEVLPGKKHMMRRGKFPFSQFVNLMGKTNRRN, encoded by the exons ATGCCAGTTTTCACGGCAAACATACCTGCGGATCTCAAGATTGGCGATAGAATAGAAATTGGCGGTAAAATCAAGAAAAATGCTAGAAA AATGTCAGTGAACCTGTGCGCGCAAGAGGGCGAGGAGCCCCGAGACGTGGTACTCCACTTTGACGTGCGCTTCCATAGAGACAACATCATATCGCTGTCTCGCAAGAACGGCCTGTGGATAGGAAGCGGGAATTATGACACCAACTACAACATGTTCGTGCCTG GCACAATGTTCCGCATAATCTTCGAGATTAAAGACACGGACGTGATCACGATCTACTGCCAGGGCAAGTTCCATTCCAACTTCCTGCCGAAGATCCCCTTGTCCATGGCGAAGTACATCGTGGCCTGGGCCGATATACAGCGGATCACGCATTGCTTTTTCCACACGGGAGCCAAA GCCCCTGGCGGAGATCAGCCCCCCGTCGCACCTGTGATACCGCGGGCCCCCGTGGCCCCTGCTATTGGGCTGGAAACGAAACGCAG CACTCGTGTGAAGAAACATCCTGTCCAGGACTGTCCACAGCTGCGCTCGTCAGAGAGCTCTGACGACGAGCCGTCGGTGAAGGTCCGGCCGAAAGGCGAAGGCCGAGCTGACAAGTTCTTCTTCGAGACGCTCATGTGCCAACAATCAAGG GAAACCACTAAATTTGGCGGAGCGGCAGCAGATCCCCGCTACAGAACTACCAGCCGGGACCGCGTCAGGCCAGAATGTGCGAGAAATTTTGAACAAGCGCACGATAGCGACTACTCTGAAGATATTACTTCAAAGAATGACTACTCCGCGGCAGACGACATTGAAGTGTTGCCAGGTAAAAAACACATGATGCGGCGCGGGAAGTTCCCATTCAGCCAATTCGTCAATTTAATGGGGAAAACTAATAGGAGAAATTAA
- the LOC134677143 gene encoding aspartate--tRNA ligase, cytoplasmic produces MVVSEDPKPVAEGDAASKKAAKKAAKAAEKQQKKAEYKAASGQPQAEFQEADFSEGRYGVLKLIQSTGEHRDRVYTDVKDLNVKLDGKSVWVRARLQTSRAKGKQCFAVLRQNSSTVQLLVSVSEEKKVSKQLVKFTGNITKESIVDVFATVAKTAAPVEACSVRDVELAGVEVWTVSAARAQLPLQVEDAARPETDDPEALKIRVNQDTRLDNRVLDLRTPANQAIFRIEAGVCRLFRDILTSRGFVEIHTPKIISAASEGGANVFTVSYFKSSAYLAQSPQLYKQMAIAADFDKVFTVGAVFRAEDSNTHRHLTEFVGLDLEMAFKHHYHEVLDTIGQTFTDIFRGLRDQYAAEIATVGQQFKVEPFKFLDPPLRLEFPQAIQMLKEAGVTVGEEDDLSTPDEKLLGRLVRAKYDTDFYILDKYPLAVRPFYTMPDPSDPKSSNSYDMFMRGEEILSGAQRIHDPEFLTERAKHHGIDISKIAAYIESFRLGCPPHAGGGIGMERVVMLYLGLDNIRKTSMFPRDPKRVTP; encoded by the exons ATGGTAGTATCTGAAGACCCTAAGCCTGTAGCGGAGGGAGATGCGGCCAGCAAGAAAGCTGCCAAGAAGGCTGCCAAGGCTGCTGAGAAACAACAAAAAAAGGCTGAATataag GCAGCTTCCGGCCAGCCTCAAGCGGAGTTCCAGGAAGCCGACTTCTCTGAAGGCCGGTACGGAGTGCTGAAGCTCATCCAATCTACAGGAGAGCACCGGGACAGGGTCTACACTGATGTCAAGGATCTGAACGTCAAGCTGGACGGGAAGAGTGTGTGGGTCAGAG CCCGTCTGCAAACCTCCCGAGCGAAAGGCAAGCAGTGCTTCGCTGTATTACGTCAAAACTCTAGCACCGTACAGTTACTCGTCAGCGTCAGTGAAGAGAAGAAAGTGAGCAAGCAACTGGTCAAGTTCACTGGCAA CATAACAAAGGAATCCATTGTGGACGTATTCGCGACGGTAGCGAAGACCGCAGCCCCGGTGGAGGCGTGCAGCGTGCGCGACGTGGAGCTGGCAGGTGTCGAGGTGTGGACGgtgtcggcggcgcgcgcgcagctgcCGCTGCAGGTCGAGGACGCGGCCAGGCCGGAGACGGAT GACCCGGAAGCGCTGAAAATCCGCGTAAACCAGGACACGCGACTAGACAACAGGGTGCTAGACCTCCGCACGCCGGCTAACCAGGCCATCTTCAGGATCGAGGCTGGGGTCTGCAGGCTGTTCCGCGACATTCTCACCAGCCGAG GTTTCGTCGAGATTCACACGCCGAAGATAATCTCGGCGGCGTCGGAGGGCGGCGCCAACGTGTTCACCGTGTCTTACTTCAAGAGTTCGGCGTATCTCGCGCAGAGCCCGCAGCTCTACAAGCAGATGGCCATTGCTGCTGACTTCGACAAG GTGTTTACAGTGGGCGCTGTCTTCCGCGCTGAAGACTCCAACACGCATCGGCATCTCACCGAGTTTGTGGGTCTGGACCTTGAGATGGCCTTCAAACATCACTACCACGAGGTCCTGGACACCATCGGACAGACCTTCACTGATATCTTCAGAGGTCTGCGCGACCA GTACGCGGCCGAGATCGCGACAGTGGGCCAGCAGTTCAAAGTGGAGCCGTTCAAGTTTCTGGACCCCCCTCTGAGGCTAGAGTTCCCGCAAGCCATCCAGATGCTGAAGGAAGCTG gCGTGACAGTGGGCGAGGAAGACGACCTGTCGACCCCGGATGAGAAGCTGCTGGGGCGGCTGGTGCGCGCCAAGTACGACACCGACTTCTACATCCTGGACAAGTACCCCCTCGCCGTGAGACCCTTCTACACCATGCCGGACCCTAGCGACCCG AAATCATCGAACTCATACGACATGTTTATGCGTGGTGAGGAGATCCTGAGCGGAGCTCAGCGGATACACGACCCCGAGTTCCTCACTGAGAGGGCCAAACATCACGGGATAG atATCAGCAAAATTGCGGCCTACATCGAATCGTTCAGACTCGGCTGTCCACCTCACGCAG GTGGCGGTATCGGCATGGAGCGAGTCGTGATGCTATACCTGGGGCTGGACAACATCCGCAAGACCTCCATGTTCCCCCGCGACCCTAAACGAGTGACGccgtaa